The following proteins are co-located in the Candidatus Bathyarchaeota archaeon genome:
- a CDS encoding GrpB family protein: protein MHFRDYLRTHPEVAQEYYELKKRTGSEVWFRS from the coding sequence TTGCACTTTCGTGATTACCTTCGAACTCATCCTGAAGTTGCTCAAGAGTATTACGAGTTGAAGAAAAGGACTGGCAGCGAAGTATGGTTCAGATCGTGA
- a CDS encoding GrpB family protein, with the protein MPDTYFIFNKPKPSGFFLSAMDTLNYQFLKSDARAKPMIDVTVAVNHQDDAEKCIEPLASIDYEYVPEYGESMSERRYFQRQTNKRTTLSLAYG; encoded by the coding sequence ATGCCAGACACTTATTTTATTTTTAATAAACCCAAACCAAGCGGATTTTTTTTATCAGCAATGGATACCTTAAATTATCAATTTCTCAAAAGTGACGCGCGTGCAAAACCAATGATCGATGTCACTGTTGCAGTTAATCACCAAGATGACGCTGAGAAATGTATTGAACCCCTTGCTAGTATTGACTATGAGTACGTTCCGGAATATGGAGAGTCAATGTCTGAAAGACGCTATTTCCAAAGGCAAACCAACAAGAGAACAACATTATCACTTGCATATGGTTGA
- a CDS encoding HAD family hydrolase yields the protein MTKIKAVIFDFIGTLTELVGYSLEKAEKKLFRSLVTDGYNINCESFLKAYKKACQKYREIRYEQLIEVANAVWVSEALSYLGYATTPQEESIKTAVNVFFQGYLKALRLRPFAKSTLQRLSQNYKLGLLSNFTYAPVIYAGLGKLRINGFFDAVLVSEAVGWRKPNPKVFQEALKRLRVKAYETIYVGDNPLEDIQGAKSVGMKTVFIPSQFNSSEDMQKADQSADYVIEKLSDITRIVKMLPS from the coding sequence ATGACGAAGATTAAGGCAGTGATTTTCGATTTCATCGGCACGTTGACAGAATTAGTCGGGTACTCCCTTGAAAAGGCAGAAAAAAAACTGTTCAGAAGTCTTGTTACAGACGGTTACAATATCAACTGCGAAAGCTTCCTCAAAGCCTATAAAAAAGCATGCCAAAAATATCGTGAAATCCGCTACGAGCAATTGATCGAGGTTGCCAACGCGGTTTGGGTTTCTGAAGCCTTAAGCTATCTAGGATACGCCACCACGCCGCAGGAGGAGAGCATCAAAACTGCAGTAAATGTTTTTTTTCAGGGCTATCTAAAGGCATTGAGACTGCGACCTTTCGCTAAATCAACGCTGCAAAGACTGTCTCAAAACTACAAGCTTGGACTTCTTTCCAATTTCACTTATGCGCCTGTCATTTATGCAGGGCTAGGAAAGCTGAGGATTAACGGTTTTTTCGATGCTGTGCTTGTTTCGGAAGCAGTTGGCTGGCGTAAACCAAACCCAAAGGTTTTCCAGGAAGCTTTGAAAAGATTGCGTGTGAAAGCTTACGAGACCATTTATGTGGGTGACAACCCACTGGAAGATATTCAAGGAGCTAAAAGCGTTGGCATGAAAACAGTATTCATCCCATCCCAGTTCAACAGCTCAGAGGACATGCAAAAGGCAGATCAGTCCGCAGATTATGTCATAGAAAAACTCAGCGACATCACCAGAATCGTCAAGATGCTCCCGTCTTAA
- a CDS encoding bifunctional acetate--CoA ligase family protein/GNAT family N-acetyltransferase, whose amino-acid sequence MSLRTLDKIFNPDSIAIIGASDEEGSVGYRLLRNLIGVGYRGVVYPVNPKKPSVQGIQAYLNVENLPKQVDLAIIATPARIVPDIVEQCGKAGIQGIIIISAGFKEVGAEGKALEDKILEIKKKYNMRIIGPNCLGVIRPHNRLNASFAAKMALPGNIAFISQSGALCTAILDWANSENIGFSNFVSIGSMIDVDFGDLIDYFGTDPRTRSIIMYIEGLTNARKFMSAARHFARTKPIIVVKAGKFSESAKAATSHTGSLTGKDEVYDAAFRRAGITRVEEIEDLFNCSEVLGMQPTPKGPNLAIITNAGGPGVMATDALIAQSGELAQLNPDTIQALNQVLPHYWSRGNPIDILGDATPERYAEVIKICRQDDNIDGLLMIFTPQGVTDPAEVAMAVVEACRGAAKTILTSWMGKEDVEEANGILNRNRLPTYATPEQAVRTYLYMYQHTRNLEQLYETPEELPIELHTPKQPLMNMMQKVAKEGREILTETEAKAFLEAYGIPTVKTQLAKTEDEAASTATQMGYPVVLKVYSPQVTHKTDVGGVVLNLKDEAELREAYQKIVKNVKKNVPSAEIQGVTVQPMITKRGYEVIIGSKKDLLFGHVVLFGMGGVFVELFRDRAIGFPPLNRTLARRIMERTKVYQLLKGFRGMPPANTKRLEEIMVKFSEMLVDFPQIKEVDINPLIVDSEDAIALDARMIIDNDLVFKELPPHDHLIICPYPKKYEWQWKLKDNRPVLLRPIMPEDEPLENELWKTFSDETQRFRFFSPMRVWSHATLVRYTNIDYDREIAIIAELTEDGEKKMIGVVRMILEPPDFKTAEVAIVVGDPWQRLSLGSKMMDCIIEIARDKNLESIYGLILRDNSRSIELFQKKGFAIDFSSIKKIVKATLEP is encoded by the coding sequence ATGAGCCTCCGAACACTAGACAAAATCTTCAACCCAGACAGCATAGCCATAATCGGCGCCAGCGATGAAGAAGGGTCCGTCGGTTATAGACTCCTGCGCAACCTCATCGGTGTTGGCTACCGTGGAGTGGTCTACCCCGTAAACCCAAAAAAACCAAGTGTACAAGGCATACAAGCCTACCTAAACGTCGAAAACCTTCCAAAACAGGTGGACTTGGCGATAATCGCGACACCAGCCAGAATCGTTCCAGATATAGTGGAACAATGTGGCAAAGCGGGAATACAAGGCATTATAATTATCTCTGCGGGGTTCAAAGAGGTAGGCGCGGAAGGAAAAGCATTAGAAGACAAAATTCTTGAAATTAAGAAAAAATACAACATGAGAATCATAGGACCCAACTGCTTAGGTGTAATACGCCCCCACAACAGGCTCAACGCTAGCTTCGCAGCTAAGATGGCATTGCCCGGCAACATAGCTTTCATCTCTCAAAGTGGTGCTTTGTGCACCGCAATCTTAGACTGGGCAAACAGCGAAAACATAGGGTTCAGCAATTTCGTTTCCATAGGGTCCATGATAGACGTAGATTTTGGGGACCTCATTGACTATTTCGGCACCGACCCGCGGACACGAAGCATAATCATGTACATTGAAGGTCTCACCAACGCCAGAAAATTTATGAGCGCCGCCCGTCACTTCGCCAGAACCAAACCCATAATCGTCGTAAAAGCAGGAAAATTTAGCGAAAGCGCCAAAGCAGCAACAAGCCACACAGGTTCTCTAACGGGCAAAGACGAAGTCTACGACGCTGCATTCCGAAGAGCCGGCATTACTAGAGTCGAAGAAATCGAAGATCTTTTCAACTGCTCTGAAGTCTTAGGGATGCAACCCACCCCTAAGGGACCTAACTTGGCGATAATAACCAACGCTGGCGGTCCCGGCGTCATGGCAACTGACGCCCTAATCGCTCAAAGCGGGGAACTAGCACAGCTAAACCCAGACACGATACAAGCATTGAACCAAGTTCTGCCCCATTACTGGAGCAGAGGGAACCCCATCGATATTCTGGGAGATGCCACACCCGAAAGATATGCTGAAGTCATCAAGATATGCCGCCAAGACGATAACATCGACGGTCTGCTAATGATATTCACACCTCAAGGCGTCACAGATCCCGCAGAGGTAGCTATGGCAGTGGTGGAAGCCTGTAGAGGCGCTGCCAAAACTATTTTGACATCTTGGATGGGAAAGGAAGATGTCGAAGAAGCCAACGGAATTCTTAACCGCAATAGGCTTCCGACGTATGCAACGCCTGAGCAAGCTGTTAGGACTTACCTGTATATGTATCAGCATACGCGAAATTTGGAGCAGCTCTACGAGACTCCTGAAGAATTGCCAATTGAACTTCACACGCCTAAACAGCCTTTAATGAACATGATGCAGAAGGTGGCAAAAGAAGGTCGTGAGATTCTTACCGAAACAGAAGCTAAAGCATTTCTAGAAGCCTATGGCATCCCCACTGTAAAGACCCAACTGGCAAAAACAGAAGACGAAGCTGCTTCAACAGCCACTCAGATGGGATACCCTGTTGTCTTGAAGGTTTATTCGCCGCAAGTCACGCATAAAACCGATGTTGGCGGTGTAGTGCTGAACTTGAAGGATGAAGCAGAGCTAAGAGAAGCCTACCAGAAAATCGTTAAAAACGTGAAGAAGAATGTTCCCTCAGCAGAAATTCAAGGCGTGACAGTGCAGCCTATGATAACAAAGAGAGGCTATGAGGTCATCATCGGCTCAAAAAAGGACCTGCTTTTCGGGCACGTCGTTCTTTTTGGAATGGGTGGAGTTTTTGTTGAATTGTTCCGAGACAGGGCCATAGGATTTCCACCGCTTAACAGGACACTGGCTCGAAGGATAATGGAGCGCACCAAAGTATATCAGCTTCTTAAAGGCTTCAGAGGTATGCCACCTGCAAACACCAAACGCCTTGAAGAAATAATGGTCAAATTTTCCGAGATGCTCGTGGACTTCCCCCAAATAAAAGAAGTGGACATCAACCCGTTGATTGTTGACAGCGAAGACGCTATAGCCCTAGACGCCCGTATGATCATAGACAACGATCTCGTTTTTAAAGAGCTTCCGCCTCACGATCATTTAATCATATGTCCCTACCCGAAAAAGTACGAGTGGCAATGGAAACTCAAAGACAACAGACCTGTGTTGCTTCGTCCAATAATGCCTGAAGATGAACCGTTAGAGAATGAACTATGGAAAACGTTTTCAGATGAGACACAGCGTTTTCGCTTCTTCAGTCCCATGAGGGTGTGGTCGCATGCAACTCTAGTAAGGTACACGAACATCGACTACGACAGAGAAATTGCCATAATCGCCGAGTTAACTGAGGACGGAGAAAAGAAGATGATAGGCGTAGTGCGTATGATACTGGAGCCTCCAGACTTTAAGACAGCTGAAGTTGCCATCGTTGTAGGTGATCCTTGGCAGAGACTTAGCCTAGGTTCAAAGATGATGGACTGCATAATCGAGATTGCCAGAGATAAAAACCTTGAATCTATCTATGGACTTATTCTACGTGATAACAGCCGTTCTATCGAACTGTTCCAGAAGAAAGGGTTTGCAATTGACTTTTCCTCAATAAAAAAAATCGTTAAAGCAACACTTGAGCCTTGA
- a CDS encoding GYD domain-containing protein translates to MPRYILLSKLTNEGWKTVRERPERIKEVNRELEAFGVKVLSQYATLGNYDFVNIVEAPDNKTVAKVSIELGSRGTIQITTIPAIPIDEFIASIKKK, encoded by the coding sequence ATGCCACGCTATATTCTACTTTCAAAGCTAACCAATGAAGGCTGGAAAACTGTTAGAGAGAGACCTGAAAGAATCAAAGAAGTTAACAGAGAACTCGAAGCTTTTGGCGTCAAAGTGCTCTCGCAATACGCAACATTGGGCAACTATGACTTCGTTAATATAGTTGAAGCCCCAGACAACAAAACTGTCGCCAAAGTCTCCATAGAGTTGGGCTCTCGAGGAACCATACAAATAACAACAATACCCGCTATCCCCATAGACGAGTTCATCGCATCCATAAAGAAAAAATAA
- a CDS encoding LysE family translocator has protein sequence MASGLEFLGLGVFFGLVAGVSPGPLSALVFSETLKFGRREGVKVAIAPLVTDVPIVLFVLFVLSNLAGHSFVIGAVSLLGAGYLVYLGVENLRVRVDEFEVRLGKKNALRRGVVANFSSPSPYLFWLSIGGPIIFKSLDVHFSAMGLFVLGFYSLLVGSKIGITLIVDKSKGFLESKYYLWVVRALGIVLILFSLIFVKDGLALIGVL, from the coding sequence ATGGCTAGTGGGCTTGAGTTTCTAGGTTTAGGCGTATTTTTCGGTTTGGTTGCGGGAGTTTCTCCAGGTCCTCTTTCGGCTTTGGTTTTTTCTGAGACTTTAAAGTTTGGGAGGAGGGAGGGAGTTAAGGTTGCGATTGCGCCTTTGGTTACTGATGTACCGATTGTTCTGTTTGTTTTATTTGTGTTATCTAACTTGGCTGGACATAGTTTTGTCATAGGGGCAGTTTCTTTGCTTGGTGCTGGTTATTTAGTTTATTTGGGTGTTGAGAATTTGAGGGTGAGAGTTGATGAATTTGAAGTTAGACTTGGAAAAAAGAATGCTCTGAGGCGAGGTGTTGTTGCGAACTTCTCAAGTCCTTCTCCTTACCTGTTTTGGCTTTCCATTGGTGGTCCAATAATTTTCAAGAGCTTGGATGTTCACTTTTCGGCAATGGGCCTTTTCGTTTTGGGGTTTTACAGTTTACTTGTCGGATCGAAGATAGGTATCACTTTGATTGTGGATAAATCTAAGGGTTTTCTTGAAAGCAAGTATTATCTGTGGGTTGTTCGTGCCTTAGGGATTGTGCTAATCTTGTTTTCATTAATTTTTGTAAAAGATGGGCTAGCGTTAATCGGTGTGCTTTAG
- a CDS encoding DUF3096 domain-containing protein yields the protein MGETIERGLKKFGVTVSKPILALIAIIFGILVIVFPDLLQWIIGLYFIIQGLLFFVDYLELRKG from the coding sequence ATGGGTGAAACGATTGAAAGGGGACTTAAGAAATTTGGCGTCACCGTCTCAAAGCCTATCCTTGCTCTGATTGCCATAATCTTCGGCATTCTAGTAATAGTCTTTCCAGATCTCCTCCAATGGATCATCGGATTGTACTTCATAATACAAGGTTTGCTATTCTTCGTCGACTACCTCGAGCTGAGGAAAGGATAG
- a CDS encoding DUF11 domain-containing protein, with protein sequence MIGIRKSVVLAVTIVLVGASLAYVFATQLQTPFHGVGVLKNADSFAYVGDIVEYQIKVYNPSDYDLYNINVTDPMLGFNDTIPFLEARNMTGMTYTFHREAIDTDPNPLVNEVFVECVDSSGAYSSSSTQAVTIIAERYLTIVKVGPECARKGEAIEYTITVTNTGEDDLFDVLVEDEMLGFAWKGDLNTGETNIFNLTYTIPCSIEGNLTNTATVWGQLNETTFYAEASWTTKIVHPCLYPHSMGYWKNHPDAWSMDWIEIGDTNYTKEEAIDILEGANAKDATRMLAAQLIAAKLNRLSGACPDFCYCDESVDVDEVIEDADEFLAEYPLGSDPQDENRQNALQLKDLLDAYNNSKCD encoded by the coding sequence ATGATTGGTATCAGAAAATCTGTAGTGTTGGCTGTCACAATTGTGCTAGTGGGTGCTTCGCTTGCGTATGTTTTTGCCACTCAGCTGCAAACGCCTTTTCATGGTGTTGGAGTGCTCAAGAATGCTGACAGCTTTGCGTATGTAGGCGACATCGTCGAGTATCAGATAAAAGTCTATAATCCCTCTGACTATGACCTGTACAACATCAATGTAACTGATCCCATGCTTGGATTTAACGACACCATTCCCTTCCTAGAGGCAAGAAACATGACAGGCATGACCTACACCTTCCATAGAGAAGCCATCGACACCGACCCCAATCCTCTGGTCAACGAGGTTTTTGTAGAATGTGTCGATTCTTCAGGGGCATACTCATCCAGTTCCACTCAAGCAGTTACAATAATAGCTGAGCGCTACCTCACAATTGTAAAGGTTGGACCCGAATGTGCCCGAAAAGGTGAAGCAATAGAATATACGATTACAGTGACCAACACTGGTGAAGATGATCTCTTTGATGTCCTTGTGGAAGATGAAATGCTCGGGTTCGCTTGGAAAGGAGACCTGAACACGGGAGAAACCAACATTTTCAACCTAACTTACACGATCCCCTGCAGCATTGAAGGCAACCTAACGAACACAGCTACTGTCTGGGGCCAGCTAAACGAAACAACATTTTATGCCGAAGCATCCTGGACCACCAAGATTGTCCATCCTTGTCTTTACCCGCACAGTATGGGGTATTGGAAGAATCATCCTGACGCATGGTCTATGGACTGGATAGAAATCGGAGACACGAATTACACGAAAGAAGAGGCCATCGATATACTGGAAGGAGCTAATGCAAAGGATGCAACCCGAATGCTCGCTGCCCAGCTTATCGCAGCAAAATTGAACAGACTGTCTGGAGCTTGTCCGGATTTCTGTTACTGTGATGAATCAGTGGATGTTGACGAAGTAATCGAAGACGCTGATGAATTCCTAGCAGAATACCCCCTTGGCTCTGACCCCCAAGATGAGAACAGGCAAAATGCTCTTCAGCTAAAGGATTTGCTAGATGCGTACAACAACTCCAAATGTGACTAA
- a CDS encoding single-stranded DNA-binding protein, with amino-acid sequence MEKLTTNSREVNTIVKVISKSEVRNVTGRDYSVRKVADALVGDETGCVYMTVWDDNIDKINEGSSLRITNGYVNLFRGNMRLNIGRYGSFELLEESPITEVNTENNLSNKRYEQERRYRRDGERRSYQQGRRY; translated from the coding sequence ATAGAGAAATTAACTACAAATTCGAGAGAAGTGAACACGATTGTGAAGGTGATTTCCAAAAGTGAAGTTAGAAACGTCACGGGGAGAGATTATTCCGTACGGAAAGTTGCAGACGCCTTGGTTGGAGATGAAACAGGATGTGTATACATGACGGTCTGGGATGACAACATAGACAAAATAAACGAGGGATCTTCCCTGCGCATCACTAACGGTTACGTAAACCTGTTCAGAGGAAACATGCGCCTGAACATAGGAAGATATGGCAGCTTCGAACTTCTGGAAGAATCCCCCATTACAGAAGTCAACACAGAAAACAACTTGTCTAATAAACGATACGAACAGGAAAGGCGATATCGCAGAGACGGTGAAAGAAGAAGTTATCAGCAAGGAAGAAGATACTAA
- a CDS encoding prefoldin subunit beta, which yields MSQLPPHVQERLLRLQQLQRNTQAILAQKQQVELELNETEQALTELKNLTKNAVVYKSIGSLLVQSKKTKVATELKERKELLNTRVEVLSKQEERLRNQLNQLQAKLKRDLGAGLSSSTTP from the coding sequence ATATCACAGCTTCCCCCTCACGTTCAAGAACGATTACTCAGACTACAACAGCTTCAACGCAACACCCAAGCAATTTTAGCACAGAAACAACAAGTAGAATTAGAATTAAATGAAACCGAACAAGCCTTAACCGAATTGAAAAACCTAACTAAAAACGCCGTAGTCTACAAATCCATCGGCTCACTCCTAGTACAGTCCAAAAAAACCAAAGTCGCGACCGAACTAAAAGAACGCAAAGAACTTCTAAATACACGCGTAGAAGTCCTAAGCAAACAAGAAGAAAGACTACGCAACCAACTCAATCAATTACAAGCAAAACTCAAACGCGATCTGGGCGCTGGCCTTTCAAGCTCCACAACACCTTAG
- a CDS encoding DUF3194 domain-containing protein, with product MLEIGIPELTEDQMQALSEIAEKAARNHVLSKVPQRKILTLDIAVETVGSKPVTVSVDVDLTLSPLIKKASAEKLVSEATERAFEAIEQCLRELSCKSKT from the coding sequence TTGCTGGAGATAGGCATACCTGAGCTTACTGAAGACCAAATGCAAGCATTATCGGAAATCGCAGAAAAAGCTGCCCGAAATCATGTTTTATCAAAGGTTCCTCAACGGAAAATTTTAACGTTGGACATCGCTGTCGAAACCGTGGGCTCCAAGCCCGTCACAGTTTCAGTTGACGTTGATCTGACCTTATCTCCGCTAATAAAGAAAGCCAGTGCAGAAAAACTTGTTAGCGAGGCTACAGAAAGAGCCTTCGAAGCAATAGAACAGTGTTTAAGGGAGCTAAGTTGCAAATCCAAGACATAA
- a CDS encoding DHH family phosphoesterase, producing the protein MQIQDITALLDKIDARLVVLLCHHNADPDAIGAAFAFSSLLERLRPRLQTEIAAAQGPSRLSKHLLTSLPIKLTPNPPIEEADAIVLLDTNTIQQLDDWAKRVEASDAPIIVIDHHASHPETERLATLTVADENASSTCEIIYKFFMDMNVRFSEAEAKSLFLGIAFDTRHFILANSVTLKIAADLIDAGVNAREALGLLSLPMEESERIARLKASKRVKLLKVGDWIIAFSHVGSYQASAARALISLGAHVAIVAGQRDEKLRISMRASRKFYQATGLHLGRDLAKPLGEYFGGMGGGHAISAGANGEGDLKACLKHCVRLLKEKLKGS; encoded by the coding sequence TTGCAAATCCAAGACATAACCGCTCTCTTAGATAAAATTGACGCCAGACTTGTTGTTTTATTATGCCATCATAATGCAGACCCGGACGCAATTGGAGCCGCCTTCGCCTTTTCCAGTTTGCTCGAGCGCCTTCGTCCCCGATTACAAACAGAAATCGCAGCAGCACAAGGTCCCAGCCGCTTATCCAAACACTTGCTCACCAGTTTACCGATAAAGCTAACACCCAATCCCCCCATTGAGGAAGCTGATGCAATTGTGTTGTTGGATACAAATACCATTCAGCAGCTGGACGATTGGGCAAAAAGAGTTGAAGCTTCTGATGCTCCAATAATCGTAATTGACCACCATGCTAGTCACCCAGAGACAGAGCGGTTGGCAACTCTTACTGTGGCAGATGAAAACGCGTCGTCTACTTGCGAAATCATCTACAAGTTTTTCATGGACATGAACGTTCGATTCTCGGAGGCGGAAGCTAAATCGCTGTTTCTAGGCATAGCCTTTGATACACGTCATTTTATTTTGGCAAACTCTGTAACGCTCAAAATTGCTGCTGATTTGATTGATGCAGGTGTAAATGCAAGGGAAGCTTTGGGTCTTCTTTCTTTGCCGATGGAAGAGTCTGAGCGTATAGCGCGGTTGAAGGCATCAAAGAGAGTTAAGCTTCTCAAAGTTGGAGACTGGATTATTGCATTTTCGCATGTGGGTTCTTATCAAGCTTCTGCTGCCAGAGCCTTAATCTCGTTGGGTGCCCACGTGGCCATCGTAGCGGGTCAAAGAGATGAAAAATTGAGAATTAGCATGCGAGCGTCTCGCAAATTCTATCAAGCAACTGGCTTACACCTTGGTCGTGACTTGGCGAAGCCACTAGGCGAGTATTTTGGAGGCATGGGTGGTGGTCATGCGATTTCTGCAGGAGCTAACGGAGAAGGCGATTTGAAAGCTTGCCTTAAGCACTGTGTTAGATTATTGAAAGAAAAATTGAAGGGCAGTTGA
- a CDS encoding GNAT family N-acetyltransferase, translating into MGRLRNIHVELLGITMDQDIKKKVKIIELTRNNAPPKLKYRYVTSNYYDLSICHKAESWRIELTLKPFEKTLNKGHESKLFSEYVKESRVFAAELDGEQIGWIEIGYHKWNKRMRVWQCLVKEEFRRRGIGTLLMKQAIKIAKERRARTLVLETQTCNVPSINFYLKHGFELIGFDTMHYSNEDIEKKEVRLELGLTLQYTLQ; encoded by the coding sequence GTGGGAAGGCTTAGGAACATACATGTAGAACTTCTTGGGATAACCATGGATCAGGACATTAAGAAGAAAGTTAAGATAATTGAACTCACCAGAAACAATGCTCCGCCAAAATTGAAGTATAGATATGTAACATCCAACTACTATGACTTGTCGATCTGCCACAAAGCAGAATCTTGGAGAATAGAATTAACTCTAAAACCTTTTGAGAAAACCTTAAACAAAGGTCATGAATCCAAGCTTTTCAGTGAATACGTCAAAGAATCAAGAGTGTTCGCTGCCGAATTAGATGGCGAACAGATAGGCTGGATTGAGATAGGATATCACAAATGGAACAAAAGGATGAGGGTCTGGCAGTGTCTTGTCAAAGAAGAGTTTCGTAGAAGAGGCATAGGAACGCTGTTGATGAAACAAGCCATCAAAATCGCCAAGGAAAGAAGGGCAAGAACGCTGGTTCTGGAAACACAGACTTGTAATGTTCCATCAATCAACTTCTATTTAAAGCATGGATTCGAGCTTATCGGCTTTGACACAATGCATTATTCCAACGAGGACATAGAAAAGAAGGAAGTTAGGCTGGAACTAGGCTTAACTCTACAGTACACATTGCAGTAA
- a CDS encoding class I SAM-dependent methyltransferase produces MESEPVDVSICSNEEASWDTIWKWDWFLKTTWKLNFRKEIEDLRRALYSILPEFQVNSILDCSCGLGLKTIILAEMGYEVEGSDSSPIAIRYAPQLAKEEGLNIRFFHSRYEDLGSICERKFDCVYSDAFDWIRTRETLKASAKGVHSVLNEDGIFVLHGVLPEWSKSNLRKLIEEEWKKHRQFEILPPYEKNGTKLTMLTVYDKTLEGVLENRIYILEEHREMRAEIAFIMNLIKWTWRDYTEVLKEAGFREVNCIKKEGIIFNIGIK; encoded by the coding sequence ATGGAGAGCGAACCTGTAGACGTTTCAATTTGCTCCAATGAGGAAGCTTCTTGGGATACTATCTGGAAGTGGGACTGGTTCTTAAAGACAACTTGGAAATTGAATTTTAGAAAGGAAATTGAAGATTTACGTCGTGCACTGTATTCAATTCTCCCCGAATTCCAGGTTAACAGCATCCTAGATTGCTCTTGTGGACTTGGCTTAAAGACAATCATTTTAGCCGAAATGGGTTATGAAGTCGAAGGTTCCGATAGTAGTCCAATTGCCATAAGATATGCACCGCAGCTTGCAAAAGAGGAGGGATTGAATATTAGATTTTTTCATTCTCGTTACGAAGACTTGGGTAGTATATGTGAGCGCAAGTTTGACTGTGTCTATAGTGATGCATTTGATTGGATTAGAACACGTGAAACTTTGAAAGCATCAGCCAAAGGCGTCCATTCTGTGCTAAACGAAGATGGTATTTTTGTTCTTCACGGGGTTCTTCCTGAATGGTCTAAGTCAAATTTAAGAAAACTAATCGAAGAGGAATGGAAAAAACATAGGCAATTTGAAATTCTTCCACCTTATGAGAAAAACGGAACAAAACTAACAATGCTTACAGTCTATGATAAAACTTTAGAAGGTGTCCTTGAAAACCGCATCTATATACTTGAAGAACACAGGGAAATGCGCGCAGAAATTGCCTTCATAATGAATCTTATTAAGTGGACATGGCGAGACTACACCGAAGTATTGAAAGAAGCAGGATTCAGAGAAGTCAACTGCATCAAAAAAGAAGGAATAATATTCAATATAGGGATAAAATGA
- a CDS encoding LURP-one-related family protein, whose translation MESNLNVNVDVTKMDSVAGMGLLSPELNYYVLKEKWWDWGSGDIFNQDGTSVGKMHRRVISLRALTEVSEVDGTQVFTINKKLVSMRPSYMIKDVEGRLLGRTNRKILTLFRPKLWLEDNEGRKLLEAKGNFLGKSFEVKDMDGKLKAKIGKSDFFKDLVLGGLFDFSDTYAIKILDSNYDKRLLLGFVIAIDNSVHDK comes from the coding sequence ATGGAATCCAATTTGAATGTAAATGTCGATGTGACGAAAATGGATTCTGTTGCTGGCATGGGGCTCCTTAGTCCCGAATTGAATTACTACGTACTCAAGGAGAAGTGGTGGGATTGGGGAAGCGGCGACATCTTCAATCAAGATGGTACCTCTGTGGGGAAAATGCACAGACGAGTCATATCACTAAGAGCTCTAACAGAAGTGTCTGAGGTAGATGGAACTCAGGTTTTTACCATTAACAAGAAGCTGGTTTCCATGCGACCATCTTATATGATCAAAGATGTCGAAGGGCGGTTGCTGGGGAGGACAAATCGGAAGATTCTAACTCTATTCCGTCCAAAACTCTGGTTGGAAGACAACGAAGGACGAAAGCTTCTGGAAGCTAAAGGCAACTTCTTAGGAAAAAGCTTTGAGGTGAAAGACATGGATGGCAAGTTGAAGGCAAAAATAGGCAAAAGCGACTTCTTCAAAGACCTAGTGTTGGGCGGTCTCTTCGATTTTTCAGATACCTACGCCATCAAAATTCTGGATTCTAATTACGATAAAAGGCTGCTCCTTGGATTCGTAATCGCCATAGATAACAGCGTTCATGACAAGTAG